The Carettochelys insculpta isolate YL-2023 chromosome 18, ASM3395843v1, whole genome shotgun sequence genome window below encodes:
- the ZCCHC8 gene encoding zinc finger CCHC domain-containing protein 8 isoform X2 — MSILCRCMPGFVVWMGALPPLYGDDTVPMGNPFSPLLPPHPGRAAEAAVTSALCPLTVLPRFLPQPKMAAEVDFGDRELFEQLDDDEAAAPTAQPLHTRFEEEEDEDEDEDEDRQALRERLRDSEEMVRQLRAENQELRRKLKILTRPSGLSVDNSKLDGPLLQILFMNNVISKQYHQEIEDFISSLVQKYEEQQRAEPERTHFNVKPQPSSFLLEEDHKVTSSNTIKKIKEAFSVVGSVLYFTNFCLDKLGQPILNENPQLTEGWEIPKYQQVFSHVVSLDGQEIQVKAKRPKPHCFNCGSEEHQMKDCPKPRNPTRISEKRREFMEACGEASNQNFQQRYHAEEVEERFGKFKPGTISEELQDALGVTDKSLPPFIYRMRQLGYPPGWLKEAELEDSGLALYDGKDATGGETEDERACQQNKCITYDVSKLINYPGFNMSTPSGISDEWRIFGSIPMQPSQQKDVFASYLSNCQAQSPKSSNKRSAYQSSSHNSKKLKGDNSVADMDMDSDLEMPHSSLAYDSFQFQPPLPPGSPLIATPPPLPRGTPPRTPPSFMSPQPPAPTVSFRRSTPVPPPSSESAQPRVGDSAMDEDTLTLEELEEQQRLIWAALEQADSTNSDSDIPADTPLTGNSVTSSPSRNELDIIPEEKTSAKLAAVEIEISDASMQISRTENSKSTPTSENILLDLKEGGTDHVDSEGILENSITASECEDNNGGKEGVTHVVTSAESSTKNSNPVPDMSKFAAGITPFEFENMAESTGVYLRIRSVLKNSPRNQQKNKKALD; from the exons ATGAGTATTTTGTGCCGTTGCATGCCGGGATTTGTAGTGTGGATGGGGGCGCTACCGCCGCTTTACGGTGACGACACCGTGCCCATGGGGAATCCCTTTtcgcctctcctccccccacaccccggtCGAGCGGCTGAGGCGGCCGTTACCTCTGCCCTTTGCCCCTTGACCGTTCTCCCCCGCTTCCTGCCGCAGCCTAAGATGGCGGCTGAGGTGGATTTCGGGGATCGGGAGCTCTTCGAGCAGCTGGACGATGACGAGGCGGCGGCCCCGACGGCGCAGCCGCTTCACACCCGCTTCGAGGAGGAGGAAGACGAGGACGAGGACGAGGACGAGGACAGGCAGGCGCTGCGGGAGCGGCTGAGGGACTCTGAGGAGATGGTGCGGCAGCTGCGGGCTGAGAAT CAAGAACTTAGAAGAAAACTGAAGATTTTGACGCGACCAAG tggaCTGTCAGTGGACAATTCTaagttagatggacctttgttacAGATTTTATTTATGAATAATGTTATTTCGAA GCAGTATCATCAAGAAATTGAAGATTTTATTTCTAGTTTAGTTCAAAAGTATGAAGAGCAACAGAGAGCTGAACCAGAAAGGACCCACTTCAATGTTAAGCCTCAG CCATCCAGTTTTTTGTTGGAAGAGGACCATAAAGTAACCAGCTCTAATACgataaaaaaaattaaggaagCTTTCAGT GTTGTAGGAAGTGTTCTGTATTTTACCAATTTTTGTCTTGATAAACTGGGACAACCTATATTAAATGAAAATCCACAGCTGACGGAAGGATGGGAAATACCCAA atatcagcaagttttcagtcacGTTGTTTCTCTGGATGGGCAGGAAATACAAGTAAAAGCAAAAag gccaaaacctcattgcttcaacTGTGGTTCTGAGGAGCATCAGATGAAAGATTGTCCAAAG CCACGGAATCCTACCCGTATAAGTGAGAAAAGAAGAGAGTTCATGGAAGCCTGTGGTGAAGCAAGTAACCAGAACTTTCAGCAACGTTATCATGCAGAGGAAGTAGAAGAGAGGTTTGGGAAGTTTAAACCAGGAACAATAAG TGAAGAACTTCAAGATGCACTTGGTGTCACAGATAAGAGTCTTCCTCCATTTATATATCGCATGCGCCAGCTGGGTTACCCTCCAGGCTGGCTCAAAGAGGCTGAACTAGAGGATTCAGGACTTGCACTTTATGATGGAAAAG ATGCTACTGGTGGTGAAACAGAGGATGAAAgagcctgtcaacaaaacaaatgtATCACTTATGATGTGTCTAAGTTAATAAACTATCCAGGCTTTAATATGTCTACTCCAAGTGGGATCTCAGAT GAATGGAGGATATTTGGTTCCATACCCATGCAGCCATCTCAGCAGAAGGATGTGTTTGCGAGCTACCTTTCTAATTGTCAGGCG CAAAGTCCAAAATCTAGCAATAAAAGATCTGCATATCAGTCAAGCTCTCACAATTCAAAGAAGCTAAAAGGAGATAATTCAGTAGCTGACATGGACATGGATTCTG ATTTGGAAATGCCACACAGTTCTCTAGCCTATGACAGTTTTCAATTTCAACCTCCACTGCCACCTGGATCTCCATTAATTGCAACTCCGCCCCCACTGCCCCGAGGAACTCCTCCACGTACTCCACCCAGCTTCATGTCCCCTCAGCCTCCAGCACCAACTGTGTCTTTTCGCAGGAGTACTCCTGTGCCACCTCCTTCCAGTGAATCTGCTCAGCCAAGAGTAGGGGATTCAGCCATGGATGAAGATACTTTGACCCTAGAAGAGCTTGAGGAGCAGCAGCGATTGATTTGGGCAGCTCTTGAGCAGGCAGACAGTACAAACAGTGACTCTGATATACCTGCTGATACACCTTTAACTGGAAACTCTGTTACATCATCACCATCTAGGAATGAACTAGACAttattccagaagagaagacatcTGCAAAGCTGGCTGCCGTGGAAATTGAGATTTCAGACGCAAGTATGCAGATATCCAGAACTGAAAATTCTAAAAGCACCCCTACTTCAGAGAATATATTGCTTGATCTAAAGGAAGGTGGCACCGATCATGTGGATTCTGAAGGCATTCTGGAGAACAGCATTACAGCCTCAGAATGTGAGGATAATAATGGAGGAAAAGAGGGTGTTACTCATGTGGTCACTAGTGCTGAATCATCTACAAAAAATTCAAATCCTGTTCCTGACATGAGCAAGTTTGCAGCAGGAATAACACCATTTGAGTTTGAAAACATGGCAGAATCAACTGGAGTCTATCTTCGAATACGTAGCGTATTAAAGAATTCCCCAAGAAaccagcaaaaaaacaaaaaggcgtTGGATTAA
- the ZCCHC8 gene encoding zinc finger CCHC domain-containing protein 8 isoform X1 has translation MSILCRCMPGFVVWMGALPPLYGDDTVPMGNPFSPLLPPHPGRAAEAAVTSALCPLTVLPRFLPQPKMAAEVDFGDRELFEQLDDDEAAAPTAQPLHTRFEEEEDEDEDEDEDRQALRERLRDSEEMVRQLRAENQELRRKLKILTRPSGLSVDNSKLDGPLLQILFMNNVISKQYHQEIEDFISSLVQKYEEQQRAEPERTHFNVKPQPSSFLLEEDHKVTSSNTIKKIKEAFSVVGSVLYFTNFCLDKLGQPILNENPQLTEGWEIPKYQQVFSHVVSLDGQEIQVKAKSRPKPHCFNCGSEEHQMKDCPKPRNPTRISEKRREFMEACGEASNQNFQQRYHAEEVEERFGKFKPGTISEELQDALGVTDKSLPPFIYRMRQLGYPPGWLKEAELEDSGLALYDGKDATGGETEDERACQQNKCITYDVSKLINYPGFNMSTPSGISDEWRIFGSIPMQPSQQKDVFASYLSNCQAQSPKSSNKRSAYQSSSHNSKKLKGDNSVADMDMDSDLEMPHSSLAYDSFQFQPPLPPGSPLIATPPPLPRGTPPRTPPSFMSPQPPAPTVSFRRSTPVPPPSSESAQPRVGDSAMDEDTLTLEELEEQQRLIWAALEQADSTNSDSDIPADTPLTGNSVTSSPSRNELDIIPEEKTSAKLAAVEIEISDASMQISRTENSKSTPTSENILLDLKEGGTDHVDSEGILENSITASECEDNNGGKEGVTHVVTSAESSTKNSNPVPDMSKFAAGITPFEFENMAESTGVYLRIRSVLKNSPRNQQKNKKALD, from the exons ATGAGTATTTTGTGCCGTTGCATGCCGGGATTTGTAGTGTGGATGGGGGCGCTACCGCCGCTTTACGGTGACGACACCGTGCCCATGGGGAATCCCTTTtcgcctctcctccccccacaccccggtCGAGCGGCTGAGGCGGCCGTTACCTCTGCCCTTTGCCCCTTGACCGTTCTCCCCCGCTTCCTGCCGCAGCCTAAGATGGCGGCTGAGGTGGATTTCGGGGATCGGGAGCTCTTCGAGCAGCTGGACGATGACGAGGCGGCGGCCCCGACGGCGCAGCCGCTTCACACCCGCTTCGAGGAGGAGGAAGACGAGGACGAGGACGAGGACGAGGACAGGCAGGCGCTGCGGGAGCGGCTGAGGGACTCTGAGGAGATGGTGCGGCAGCTGCGGGCTGAGAAT CAAGAACTTAGAAGAAAACTGAAGATTTTGACGCGACCAAG tggaCTGTCAGTGGACAATTCTaagttagatggacctttgttacAGATTTTATTTATGAATAATGTTATTTCGAA GCAGTATCATCAAGAAATTGAAGATTTTATTTCTAGTTTAGTTCAAAAGTATGAAGAGCAACAGAGAGCTGAACCAGAAAGGACCCACTTCAATGTTAAGCCTCAG CCATCCAGTTTTTTGTTGGAAGAGGACCATAAAGTAACCAGCTCTAATACgataaaaaaaattaaggaagCTTTCAGT GTTGTAGGAAGTGTTCTGTATTTTACCAATTTTTGTCTTGATAAACTGGGACAACCTATATTAAATGAAAATCCACAGCTGACGGAAGGATGGGAAATACCCAA atatcagcaagttttcagtcacGTTGTTTCTCTGGATGGGCAGGAAATACAAGTAAAAGCAAAAag CAGgccaaaacctcattgcttcaacTGTGGTTCTGAGGAGCATCAGATGAAAGATTGTCCAAAG CCACGGAATCCTACCCGTATAAGTGAGAAAAGAAGAGAGTTCATGGAAGCCTGTGGTGAAGCAAGTAACCAGAACTTTCAGCAACGTTATCATGCAGAGGAAGTAGAAGAGAGGTTTGGGAAGTTTAAACCAGGAACAATAAG TGAAGAACTTCAAGATGCACTTGGTGTCACAGATAAGAGTCTTCCTCCATTTATATATCGCATGCGCCAGCTGGGTTACCCTCCAGGCTGGCTCAAAGAGGCTGAACTAGAGGATTCAGGACTTGCACTTTATGATGGAAAAG ATGCTACTGGTGGTGAAACAGAGGATGAAAgagcctgtcaacaaaacaaatgtATCACTTATGATGTGTCTAAGTTAATAAACTATCCAGGCTTTAATATGTCTACTCCAAGTGGGATCTCAGAT GAATGGAGGATATTTGGTTCCATACCCATGCAGCCATCTCAGCAGAAGGATGTGTTTGCGAGCTACCTTTCTAATTGTCAGGCG CAAAGTCCAAAATCTAGCAATAAAAGATCTGCATATCAGTCAAGCTCTCACAATTCAAAGAAGCTAAAAGGAGATAATTCAGTAGCTGACATGGACATGGATTCTG ATTTGGAAATGCCACACAGTTCTCTAGCCTATGACAGTTTTCAATTTCAACCTCCACTGCCACCTGGATCTCCATTAATTGCAACTCCGCCCCCACTGCCCCGAGGAACTCCTCCACGTACTCCACCCAGCTTCATGTCCCCTCAGCCTCCAGCACCAACTGTGTCTTTTCGCAGGAGTACTCCTGTGCCACCTCCTTCCAGTGAATCTGCTCAGCCAAGAGTAGGGGATTCAGCCATGGATGAAGATACTTTGACCCTAGAAGAGCTTGAGGAGCAGCAGCGATTGATTTGGGCAGCTCTTGAGCAGGCAGACAGTACAAACAGTGACTCTGATATACCTGCTGATACACCTTTAACTGGAAACTCTGTTACATCATCACCATCTAGGAATGAACTAGACAttattccagaagagaagacatcTGCAAAGCTGGCTGCCGTGGAAATTGAGATTTCAGACGCAAGTATGCAGATATCCAGAACTGAAAATTCTAAAAGCACCCCTACTTCAGAGAATATATTGCTTGATCTAAAGGAAGGTGGCACCGATCATGTGGATTCTGAAGGCATTCTGGAGAACAGCATTACAGCCTCAGAATGTGAGGATAATAATGGAGGAAAAGAGGGTGTTACTCATGTGGTCACTAGTGCTGAATCATCTACAAAAAATTCAAATCCTGTTCCTGACATGAGCAAGTTTGCAGCAGGAATAACACCATTTGAGTTTGAAAACATGGCAGAATCAACTGGAGTCTATCTTCGAATACGTAGCGTATTAAAGAATTCCCCAAGAAaccagcaaaaaaacaaaaaggcgtTGGATTAA